A single region of the Halobacterium wangiae genome encodes:
- a CDS encoding YhbY family RNA-binding protein encodes MSEDLAKKAHEADVTVWVGKAGVDSVTEELADQLQDRDVVKVKFLRSARGSEETADLADKLAEQTGSEIVDVRGNTAVYR; translated from the coding sequence ATGTCCGAGGACCTAGCCAAAAAAGCACACGAGGCCGACGTCACCGTCTGGGTGGGGAAGGCGGGCGTCGACTCCGTCACCGAGGAACTCGCCGACCAGTTGCAGGACCGCGACGTGGTGAAGGTGAAGTTCCTGCGGTCGGCCCGCGGCAGCGAGGAGACGGCGGACCTGGCCGACAAGCTCGCCGAACAGACCGGCAGCGAGATCGTCGACGTCCGCGGTAACACGGCGGTCTACAGGTAA
- a CDS encoding alpha/beta hydrolase — MADGEGTDPHVDQPVVTAGAPASAAEVVVVALHGRGATAQGIVNLAEPLYRHGVTFVAPQAARSRWFPHDAYGPVERNEPHVSSALAAVGDVLDDVAAWDVPVERVVLFGFSQGACLASEYAARNPRRYGGVVALSGGLLGPADAQRAYEGTLDGAPVFLGCGDSDGHVAVERVHETAAAFRALDGDVTERVYEGVGHAVTDDEFAFVGALLDRLLADDA, encoded by the coding sequence GTGGCTGACGGCGAGGGCACGGATCCGCACGTCGACCAGCCCGTAGTCACGGCGGGCGCACCCGCGTCGGCTGCCGAGGTCGTGGTGGTCGCGCTCCACGGACGCGGCGCGACGGCCCAGGGCATCGTCAATCTCGCGGAGCCACTCTACCGTCACGGCGTGACGTTCGTTGCGCCACAGGCCGCGCGTAGCCGGTGGTTCCCACACGACGCGTACGGCCCGGTAGAACGCAACGAGCCCCACGTCTCGTCGGCGCTCGCAGCAGTCGGGGACGTACTCGACGACGTCGCGGCCTGGGACGTTCCGGTCGAGCGCGTCGTGCTGTTCGGGTTCTCGCAGGGGGCCTGTCTCGCCAGCGAGTACGCGGCCCGGAACCCGCGGCGGTACGGCGGCGTCGTCGCGCTGAGCGGCGGACTGCTCGGCCCCGCGGACGCGCAGCGGGCGTACGAGGGGACGCTCGACGGGGCGCCCGTCTTCCTCGGCTGCGGCGACAGCGACGGGCACGTGGCCGTCGAGCGAGTCCACGAGACGGCGGCCGCGTTCCGCGCGCTCGACGGCGACGTCACCGAACGCGTCTACGAGGGCGTCGGCCACGCCGTCACGGACGACGAGTTCGCGTTCGTCGGCGCTCTGCTCGACCGACTCCTCGCGGACGACGCGTAG
- a CDS encoding ArsR/SmtB family transcription factor, with product MAQQEPTPDAADETDRPAPGCCSVGHQLPERAVAADVDTLAALGNDTRYETLRLIADAEHAVCVCELEPALGVSQSAVSQALSRLFGAGLVDRRKEGRWRYYTATPRAERILGVLDETRGGEHD from the coding sequence ATGGCGCAGCAGGAACCCACCCCCGACGCGGCTGACGAGACGGACCGACCGGCGCCCGGCTGTTGTTCGGTCGGCCACCAGCTCCCGGAGCGAGCGGTCGCGGCCGACGTCGACACGCTGGCAGCGCTCGGCAACGACACGCGCTACGAGACCCTCCGGCTCATCGCCGACGCGGAGCACGCAGTCTGCGTCTGCGAACTGGAGCCGGCGCTCGGCGTGAGCCAGAGCGCGGTGAGCCAGGCGCTCTCGCGACTGTTCGGCGCCGGGCTGGTCGACAGACGGAAGGAGGGGCGCTGGCGGTACTACACCGCGACGCCCCGAGCCGAACGCATCCTCGGCGTCCTCGACGAGACGAGAGGAGGGGAGCATGACTGA
- the arsM gene encoding arsenite methyltransferase, which yields MTDDAQTSDGVDAATQRTAVRQRYADAATDSCGCCGDASTDEPERTARDIGYSEDDLSAVEPGANLGLGCGNPTAIASLEEGERVLDLGSGGGFDCFLAARQVGSAGSVVGVDMTPEMVERARENAANNDAGNVEFRLGEIEHLPVADESVDVVLSNCVVNLSPEKPQVFREAYRVLRPGGRLAISDLVLTADLPAEYQTDLDTIAGCVGGATTPPALEAMLADAGFSDVSVELDADGDDVDREFDADREPSDYVVSATIEAEKPTA from the coding sequence ATGACTGACGACGCGCAGACCAGCGACGGCGTCGACGCCGCGACACAGCGGACCGCGGTTCGGCAGCGGTACGCCGATGCCGCGACCGACTCGTGTGGCTGCTGTGGCGACGCGTCGACCGACGAGCCGGAGCGAACGGCCCGGGATATCGGCTACTCAGAGGACGACCTGTCGGCCGTCGAACCGGGAGCGAATCTCGGACTGGGCTGTGGGAACCCGACCGCCATCGCGAGCCTCGAGGAGGGCGAACGCGTCCTCGACCTCGGGTCCGGCGGCGGCTTCGACTGCTTCCTGGCGGCCCGACAGGTCGGCTCCGCTGGCAGCGTCGTCGGCGTCGACATGACCCCGGAGATGGTCGAGCGGGCGCGGGAGAACGCCGCGAACAACGACGCGGGGAACGTCGAGTTCCGACTCGGCGAGATCGAACACCTGCCGGTCGCCGACGAGTCCGTCGACGTCGTCCTCTCGAACTGCGTCGTCAACCTCTCGCCGGAGAAACCACAGGTGTTCCGGGAGGCCTACCGCGTCCTCCGTCCGGGCGGCCGCCTCGCCATCTCGGACCTGGTGTTGACGGCCGACCTCCCGGCGGAGTACCAGACCGACCTGGACACGATCGCCGGGTGCGTCGGCGGCGCGACCACGCCACCGGCGCTCGAGGCGATGCTCGCGGACGCGGGGTTCTCCGACGTCTCCGTCGAACTCGACGCGGACGGCGACGACGTCGACCGCGAGTTCGACGCCGACCGGGAACCCAGCGACTACGTCGTCTCCGCGACCATCGAAGCCGAGAAACCGACAGCGTAG
- a CDS encoding VOC family protein has product MLTDTPGIHHVTGLVEQAQRNVDFYVGVLGLRLVKRTVNQEDMLRYHLFYGNGTADPGTVLTCFPYPNEVPGRVGKPQIAAVALVVPHGSLSYWRDRLAEHGVDAGEPERRFGDRVLRFADPDGTNVELVEGDAPVEPWRQGAVPEEYAIRCVHSVTALPTNPYTTGALLDTLGFDLVGEEATDAGTRVRYEASGDYATVVDVLDEPAGFGREGRGSIQHVAVRVASVDELYEWHDLFREREYDVSRVRDRYFFHSLYVREGGGILFELATESPGLTVDEEVAALGESLTLPDQFAADRELIERQLPPLELPREGTGG; this is encoded by the coding sequence ATGCTCACCGACACGCCCGGCATCCACCACGTCACCGGTCTCGTCGAACAGGCCCAGCGGAACGTCGACTTCTACGTGGGCGTGCTCGGCCTCCGCCTCGTCAAGCGCACGGTCAACCAGGAGGACATGCTCCGCTACCACCTGTTCTACGGCAACGGCACCGCCGACCCCGGGACGGTGCTGACTTGCTTCCCGTACCCGAACGAGGTGCCGGGCCGCGTCGGCAAGCCCCAGATTGCAGCGGTGGCGTTGGTCGTCCCCCACGGGTCGCTGTCGTACTGGCGGGACCGCCTCGCGGAGCACGGCGTCGACGCCGGAGAGCCCGAGCGCCGGTTCGGTGACCGGGTGCTCCGATTCGCGGACCCGGACGGCACGAACGTCGAACTCGTCGAGGGCGACGCCCCCGTCGAACCGTGGCGCCAGGGCGCGGTCCCGGAGGAGTACGCGATTCGCTGCGTCCACAGCGTCACCGCGCTCCCGACGAACCCGTACACCACCGGCGCGCTCCTCGACACGCTAGGGTTCGACCTCGTCGGTGAGGAGGCGACCGATGCCGGCACGCGGGTTCGCTACGAGGCGAGCGGCGACTACGCGACGGTCGTGGACGTCCTCGACGAACCGGCTGGGTTCGGTCGGGAGGGAAGGGGGTCCATCCAGCACGTCGCGGTCCGCGTGGCGAGCGTCGACGAACTGTACGAGTGGCACGACCTCTTCAGGGAGCGGGAGTACGACGTCTCCCGCGTACGCGACCGGTACTTCTTCCACTCGCTGTACGTCCGGGAGGGCGGGGGCATCCTCTTCGAGTTGGCGACTGAGTCGCCGGGGCTCACCGTCGACGAGGAGGTCGCAGCGCTGGGTGAGTCGCTCACCCTCCCCGACCAGTTCGCCGCGGACCGCGAACTGATCGAGCGCCAGTTGCCACCCCTCGAACTCCCGCGGGAGGGAACCGGTGGCTGA
- a CDS encoding DUF2797 domain-containing protein: MQIVGYETTPGDRPAALRVAVDGHVEGVPLVAGTELAYTLGERHCAGASSDGSHESCDDPDAPYCYDHTYRWPCARCIGNCAMPVDACHEEHAVYLAAFAPDTFKVGVTRTWRLDERLREQGADRAAHIRTVEDGRRARQIEYGIADEIPDRVRVPTKIGGLDERVDDAAWRALVEQYDPIEEFDFDYGLTLDSRPVAETMATGTVVGTKGRVLLLDRGGTTYAVDMRDLVGYDVREEASDREVQSSLGAF; encoded by the coding sequence GTGCAAATCGTCGGGTACGAGACGACCCCGGGCGACCGCCCGGCCGCCCTCCGCGTCGCCGTCGACGGTCACGTCGAAGGCGTCCCTCTCGTCGCTGGCACTGAACTCGCGTACACCCTCGGCGAGCGCCACTGCGCGGGCGCGTCGAGCGACGGCAGCCACGAGTCCTGTGACGACCCCGACGCTCCCTACTGCTACGACCACACCTATCGGTGGCCGTGTGCTCGCTGTATCGGGAACTGCGCGATGCCGGTCGACGCCTGCCACGAGGAACACGCCGTCTACCTCGCGGCGTTCGCGCCGGACACGTTCAAGGTGGGGGTGACGCGCACGTGGCGCCTCGACGAACGCCTCCGCGAGCAGGGCGCCGACCGCGCTGCCCACATCCGGACCGTCGAGGACGGCAGGCGCGCGCGGCAGATCGAGTACGGCATCGCGGACGAGATTCCCGACCGCGTGCGCGTCCCGACCAAGATCGGCGGTCTCGACGAGCGCGTCGACGACGCCGCGTGGCGCGCGCTGGTCGAGCAGTACGACCCTATCGAGGAGTTCGACTTCGACTACGGGCTCACCCTCGACAGCCGTCCCGTCGCCGAGACGATGGCCACCGGCACCGTCGTCGGGACGAAGGGTCGCGTCCTCCTGCTCGACCGCGGTGGCACGACGTACGCCGTGGACATGCGCGACCTCGTGGGCTACGACGTCCGCGAGGAGGCCAGCGACCGCGAGGTGCAGTCGAGTCTCGGCGCGTTCTGA
- a CDS encoding mechanosensitive ion channel family protein, whose protein sequence is MPVDPLPFVEDVVPQYAVGITQLVYFVVSFAAVYLLGRAVVRPLFDRVLERRDLDTHARRPLQKVVNIAVVFAAISVAFGFADYGDFLTSLATIAAAATLAIGFAMQDVIANFVAGVFIYTDEPFRIDDWIEWDDHSGVVEDISLRVTRVRTFDNELLTVPNSQLTDGVIKNPVAKEQLRQQFLFGIGYDDDIDEATEIIVEEAENHDEILDDPPVSVRLTELGDSYVGLKSRFWIDNPSRSDFVKTRSTYVQRVKERFDEAGIDIPYPIRTLDGEVELSQSPSAGQLGGSAGVEQLDG, encoded by the coding sequence ATGCCAGTGGACCCGTTGCCGTTCGTCGAAGACGTCGTCCCGCAGTACGCCGTCGGGATCACCCAGCTGGTGTACTTCGTGGTGTCGTTCGCCGCGGTCTACCTGCTCGGGCGCGCCGTCGTGAGACCGCTGTTCGACCGCGTGCTCGAACGCCGCGACCTCGACACGCACGCGCGCCGACCGCTCCAGAAGGTCGTCAACATCGCCGTCGTCTTCGCCGCCATCTCGGTGGCGTTCGGCTTCGCGGACTACGGCGACTTCCTGACGAGTCTCGCGACCATCGCGGCGGCCGCGACGCTCGCCATCGGGTTCGCGATGCAGGACGTCATCGCGAACTTCGTCGCCGGCGTGTTCATTTACACCGACGAGCCGTTCCGCATCGACGACTGGATCGAGTGGGACGACCACTCGGGCGTCGTCGAGGACATCAGCCTCCGCGTCACTCGCGTCCGCACGTTCGACAACGAACTACTGACGGTGCCGAACTCGCAGCTCACCGACGGCGTCATCAAGAACCCGGTGGCCAAAGAGCAGTTGCGCCAGCAGTTCCTCTTCGGCATCGGCTACGACGACGATATCGACGAGGCCACCGAGATCATCGTCGAGGAGGCCGAGAACCACGACGAGATCCTCGACGACCCGCCAGTCTCCGTTCGTCTGACCGAACTCGGTGACTCCTACGTCGGCCTGAAGAGTCGGTTCTGGATCGACAACCCCTCCCGCTCGGACTTCGTGAAGACCCGGAGCACGTACGTCCAGCGGGTCAAGGAGCGCTTCGACGAGGCGGGCATCGACATCCCGTACCCGATCCGGACGCTCGACGGCGAGGTCGAACTCTCCCAGTCGCCGAGCGCGGGGCAACTCGGCGGTTCCGCCGGCGTCGAACAGCTCGACGGGTAG
- the arsN2 gene encoding arsenic resistance N-acetyltransferase ArsN2, whose protein sequence is MPADASLTVREADASDLNRVATLLADNDLPHDDLGESPGQFFVGCVDETVVAAGGIELYGTAALLRSLVIAEAHRSEGYGTALCDELETVAVENGANALYLLTTTAPAFFRARGFDVTDRDTVPPRIQETTLFADHCPRSATCMEKSID, encoded by the coding sequence ATGCCTGCTGACGCCTCGCTTACCGTCCGGGAGGCCGACGCGTCGGACCTCAACCGCGTCGCGACCCTGCTGGCGGACAACGACCTCCCGCACGACGACCTCGGGGAGAGTCCCGGGCAGTTCTTCGTCGGTTGCGTCGACGAGACCGTCGTCGCTGCCGGCGGCATCGAACTGTACGGCACGGCGGCCCTCCTCCGGTCGCTCGTGATCGCGGAAGCACACCGCTCGGAGGGATACGGGACGGCGCTGTGCGACGAACTGGAGACGGTCGCCGTGGAGAACGGCGCGAACGCGCTCTACCTGCTGACGACGACTGCGCCGGCGTTCTTCCGGGCGCGCGGGTTCGACGTGACCGACCGGGACACTGTCCCCCCGCGCATCCAGGAGACGACGCTGTTCGCCGACCACTGTCCGCGTTCGGCGACGTGCATGGAGAAATCGATAGACTGA
- a CDS encoding glycosyltransferase produces the protein MASDLPAVAAFTDSFLPTVNGVTYTVSTWRDRWHARGGEMPIVYPRSTHVPENGEYPVSSLPFPFYDGYRIAVPRAPASVRNVDVVHAHTPFGLGVAAWRLAEKCDVPLVATYHTPTAEYAEYVGPDAVTGFVRDASERWERWFLDRADLVLTPSDRTRDHVRDLGVATRIESLQNGVDTEWFRPTDGDDFRARHDLPDGPLVGYTGRHGYEKRLSDLLAAAEGIDATLVFGGDGPAREELEREAAERDVDARFLGFLDRDELPAFYSVLDAFAFPSPVETEGLVALEANACGTPVAGVNAGALSETIVDGETGYHYEPGDVDGFRTAIRRTLDESDRLSENCLASRDDVSVERAIDDLEEHYRSLW, from the coding sequence GTGGCGAGCGACCTCCCCGCCGTCGCGGCGTTCACCGACTCGTTCCTGCCGACGGTCAACGGCGTGACGTACACCGTCTCGACGTGGCGCGACCGCTGGCACGCCCGCGGCGGCGAGATGCCCATCGTCTACCCCCGCTCCACTCACGTCCCCGAGAACGGCGAGTACCCGGTGTCCAGCCTCCCGTTCCCGTTCTACGACGGCTACCGTATCGCGGTCCCGCGCGCACCGGCGAGCGTCCGGAACGTCGACGTCGTCCACGCGCACACGCCGTTCGGCCTCGGCGTTGCGGCGTGGCGCCTCGCCGAGAAGTGCGACGTCCCGCTCGTCGCCACGTACCACACCCCGACGGCGGAGTACGCCGAGTACGTCGGGCCCGACGCCGTCACTGGCTTCGTTCGCGACGCGAGCGAACGCTGGGAGCGGTGGTTCCTCGACCGTGCGGACCTCGTGCTGACGCCGAGCGACCGCACCCGCGACCACGTCCGCGACCTCGGCGTCGCTACCAGGATCGAGTCGCTCCAGAACGGGGTCGACACCGAGTGGTTCCGGCCGACCGACGGCGACGACTTCCGCGCGCGCCACGACCTGCCTGACGGCCCGCTCGTCGGCTACACCGGCCGCCACGGCTACGAGAAGCGACTCTCCGACCTGCTCGCGGCCGCCGAGGGCATCGACGCTACCCTCGTGTTCGGCGGCGACGGCCCTGCCCGCGAGGAACTCGAACGCGAGGCCGCCGAGCGCGACGTCGACGCCCGCTTCCTCGGCTTCCTTGACCGCGATGAACTGCCCGCGTTCTACTCCGTACTCGACGCGTTCGCGTTCCCGAGCCCCGTCGAGACGGAGGGGCTGGTCGCCCTGGAGGCCAACGCCTGCGGGACGCCGGTCGCGGGCGTGAACGCCGGCGCACTCTCCGAGACGATCGTCGACGGCGAGACCGGCTACCACTACGAACCCGGCGACGTCGACGGATTCCGGACGGCGATCCGGCGCACGCTCGACGAGAGCGACCGCCTCTCGGAGAACTGCCTGGCCAGTCGCGACGACGTCAGCGTCGAACGCGCCATCGACGACCTGGAGGAGCACTACCGGTCGCTGTGGTGA
- a CDS encoding glycosyltransferase family 4 protein — translation MRALNYLEFEDRVRGGMVTATRQQRTALATTDVEVVESPWRAGNPVQSLGTAFAGEGYFADYDVAHCNLVGPGSVAVARHAKRNDIPLVLHAHVTKEDFAESFRGSTTVAPLLEPYLRWFYSQADLVLCPSEYTKGVLESYPVEAPIRPMSNGVDVDSMAGYEQFREETRERFDLDGMVVYAVGEVFERKGLTTFCELAQTTDFDFAWFGPYDEGPQAGKATRKWVNDPPENVTFTGFMEDKRSAFGAGDVYLFPAKVENQGIAVLEAMACGKPVVLRDIDVFREFYTDGEDCLMCSTFAEFREALERLADDPELRERLGENARETAEEHSLERVGDALETTYRELVEG, via the coding sequence ATGCGTGCGTTGAACTACCTCGAGTTCGAGGACCGCGTCCGCGGCGGGATGGTCACTGCGACCCGCCAGCAGCGGACGGCCCTCGCGACGACGGACGTCGAGGTAGTGGAGTCGCCGTGGCGCGCCGGCAACCCCGTGCAGTCCCTGGGGACCGCGTTCGCGGGCGAGGGCTACTTCGCGGACTACGACGTCGCCCACTGCAACCTCGTGGGGCCCGGGAGCGTCGCCGTCGCCCGCCACGCGAAGCGAAACGACATCCCGCTGGTCCTCCACGCCCACGTGACCAAGGAGGACTTCGCGGAGTCGTTCCGCGGGTCGACGACTGTCGCCCCGCTGCTCGAACCGTACCTCCGGTGGTTCTACTCGCAGGCCGACCTCGTGCTCTGCCCGAGCGAGTACACGAAGGGCGTCCTCGAGTCCTACCCCGTCGAGGCGCCCATTCGCCCGATGTCCAACGGCGTCGACGTCGACAGCATGGCCGGCTACGAGCAGTTCCGCGAGGAGACCCGCGAGCGCTTCGACCTCGACGGGATGGTCGTGTACGCCGTCGGCGAGGTGTTCGAGCGGAAGGGGTTGACGACGTTCTGCGAACTTGCCCAGACGACCGACTTCGACTTCGCGTGGTTCGGCCCGTACGACGAGGGGCCACAGGCTGGGAAGGCCACGAGGAAGTGGGTGAACGACCCGCCGGAGAACGTGACGTTCACGGGGTTCATGGAGGACAAGCGCTCGGCGTTCGGCGCGGGCGACGTCTACCTGTTCCCCGCGAAGGTCGAGAACCAGGGCATCGCGGTGCTGGAGGCGATGGCCTGCGGGAAGCCCGTGGTCCTCCGGGACATCGACGTCTTCCGGGAGTTCTACACCGACGGCGAGGACTGTCTCATGTGCTCGACGTTCGCCGAGTTCCGCGAGGCCCTCGAACGCCTCGCCGACGACCCGGAACTGCGCGAGCGCCTCGGCGAGAACGCCCGGGAGACGGCCGAGGAACACAGCCTCGAACGAGTCGGCGACGCGCTCGAAACGACCTACCGCGAACTGGTGGAGGGGTAG
- a CDS encoding VOC family protein, protein MSDEIPVSADAPDSPFRTTGTDHITVWGSNAEDTIAFYRDLLGMPLVLRQPNLDDPTQTHLFFDTGDGRILTVFVSDDRDSNRGRLRTQVGGVHHLSFSIAAEDFEDVMAALDDAGHGYNVFDRGIFFSLYTQDNNGLIIELSADKYDIPDDRRGEVLATAQRIREEDGFDFAEDEHMKAALEELGLDAEPNDLPDASTGVGF, encoded by the coding sequence ATGTCAGACGAGATTCCCGTCAGCGCCGACGCGCCAGACAGCCCGTTCCGGACGACGGGGACCGACCACATCACCGTCTGGGGGAGCAACGCCGAGGACACCATCGCGTTCTACCGCGACCTGCTCGGGATGCCCCTCGTGCTCCGCCAGCCGAACCTCGACGACCCCACCCAGACCCACCTGTTCTTCGACACCGGCGACGGGCGCATCCTCACCGTCTTCGTCAGCGACGACCGGGACTCGAACCGGGGCCGCCTCCGCACGCAGGTCGGCGGCGTCCACCACCTCTCGTTCTCCATCGCGGCCGAGGACTTCGAGGACGTCATGGCGGCCCTCGACGACGCCGGCCACGGCTACAACGTCTTCGACCGGGGTATCTTCTTCTCGCTGTACACCCAGGACAACAACGGCCTGATCATCGAGCTGTCCGCGGACAAGTACGACATCCCCGACGACCGCCGCGGCGAGGTGCTGGCGACAGCCCAGCGTATCCGCGAGGAGGACGGCTTCGACTTCGCGGAGGACGAGCACATGAAGGCGGCCCTGGAGGAACTCGGCCTCGACGCCGAACCGAACGACCTCCCGGACGCCTCGACGGGCGTCGGCTTCTGA
- a CDS encoding branched-chain amino acid ABC transporter permease, translating to MDTETAVERGVEFSRGNPGAAVVVLFGAFLLLDLLAKLAGISIGPLDLPWVSLGPFGGTIAAGQVAGYIWDGIVIGAVIGLASIGLSLTYSILNFANFAHGDYLTAGAFSGWAVAYIIAGVGGLFAFSESVVSLVTGFGTNSMADVNLVRLVLLQTPPLQAGANIWLSPAAIVVGLVFAAAMTIVLSLVLDRLVYRPMRNADGISLLIASIGVAFAVRYLVALVFGNNRRIVTSSESLPSVNLAGVIVDAHEVTLVVVAGVLMVALHILLQRTKLGKAMRAMADNRALAQVTGIPTERVIKSTWIIGAGMTGAAGFLLVLSQGGLGFQTGWLLLLLIFAAVIMGGIGSIYGAIAGGLLIGLASRVSLIWLQGDFASFARPTAFALMILVLLFRPSGIFSGVKTA from the coding sequence ATGGACACAGAAACCGCAGTCGAACGGGGAGTCGAGTTCTCCAGGGGGAACCCTGGCGCCGCCGTCGTCGTTCTCTTCGGCGCGTTCCTCCTCCTCGACTTACTCGCCAAACTCGCCGGCATCTCCATCGGCCCACTCGACCTGCCGTGGGTGTCGCTCGGTCCCTTCGGAGGGACCATCGCCGCCGGCCAGGTCGCGGGCTACATCTGGGACGGCATCGTCATCGGCGCCGTCATCGGCCTCGCGAGTATCGGCCTGTCGCTGACGTACAGCATCCTGAACTTCGCGAACTTCGCACACGGTGACTACCTCACAGCCGGCGCGTTCTCCGGGTGGGCGGTCGCCTACATCATCGCCGGCGTCGGCGGCCTCTTCGCGTTCAGCGAGAGCGTCGTCAGCCTCGTCACCGGATTCGGGACGAACAGCATGGCGGACGTCAACCTCGTGCGCCTCGTGTTGCTCCAGACCCCGCCACTGCAGGCCGGCGCGAACATCTGGCTGTCGCCAGCCGCCATCGTCGTCGGACTGGTCTTCGCGGCGGCCATGACCATCGTGCTCTCGCTCGTCCTCGACCGCCTCGTATACCGGCCGATGCGGAACGCGGACGGCATCTCCCTGCTCATCGCCTCCATCGGTGTGGCGTTCGCGGTGCGCTACCTCGTCGCGCTCGTCTTCGGGAACAACCGCCGCATCGTCACGTCCAGCGAGAGTCTCCCGTCGGTGAACCTCGCGGGCGTCATCGTGGACGCCCACGAGGTGACGCTGGTCGTTGTCGCGGGCGTCCTCATGGTCGCGCTGCATATCCTCCTCCAGCGGACGAAACTCGGGAAGGCGATGCGCGCGATGGCGGACAACCGCGCGCTCGCCCAGGTCACCGGCATCCCGACTGAACGCGTCATCAAGTCGACGTGGATCATCGGCGCCGGGATGACGGGTGCCGCCGGCTTCCTGCTCGTCCTCTCGCAGGGCGGCCTCGGCTTCCAGACGGGCTGGCTGCTGCTCCTGCTCATCTTCGCCGCGGTCATCATGGGCGGCATCGGCTCCATCTACGGCGCCATCGCCGGCGGCCTCCTCATCGGCCTCGCGAGCCGCGTCTCGCTCATCTGGCTGCAGGGCGACTTCGCGTCGTTCGCGCGGCCCACCGCGTTCGCACTGATGATCCTGGTCCTCCTGTTCCGTCCGTCCGGCATCTTCAGCGGGGTGAAGACCGCATGA
- a CDS encoding ribonuclease P protein component 4 translates to MGIAADRIDRLGVLAREAAREGDAERAREYVRLARRLAERNRLTLPREFRRFTCDACDAYLIPGRNARVRTRSGHVVVTCDCGHQARYPYE, encoded by the coding sequence ATGGGAATCGCGGCGGACCGAATCGACCGACTCGGCGTGCTCGCCCGGGAAGCGGCCCGGGAGGGGGACGCCGAACGCGCTCGCGAGTACGTCCGACTCGCTCGCCGTCTCGCGGAGCGCAACCGTCTCACCCTCCCCCGCGAATTCCGCCGGTTCACCTGCGACGCCTGCGACGCCTACCTGATCCCCGGCCGGAACGCCCGCGTCCGCACCCGCTCGGGCCACGTGGTCGTGACCTGCGACTGCGGCCACCAGGCCAGGTACCCCTACGAGTAG
- a CDS encoding DUF5798 family protein, protein MGFGSTAKKLQRVTDVADKLYERFEKLREQVNELTGTVEETNDRVAVLETELAEQRALLEALAAEYDVDVEDVTADAAVAGAAGGATDATVEASDDGTTDGND, encoded by the coding sequence ATGGGATTCGGTTCGACCGCGAAGAAACTCCAGCGAGTCACCGACGTCGCGGACAAACTGTACGAACGGTTCGAGAAACTCCGCGAGCAGGTCAACGAACTCACCGGCACCGTCGAGGAGACCAACGACCGGGTGGCCGTCCTCGAGACGGAACTCGCCGAGCAGCGCGCGCTCCTCGAAGCACTCGCCGCGGAGTACGACGTCGACGTCGAGGACGTTACTGCTGACGCCGCGGTCGCGGGAGCCGCCGGCGGTGCCACGGACGCGACGGTCGAGGCGAGCGACGACGGCACCACGGATGGCAACGACTAA